The proteins below are encoded in one region of Pseudonocardia sp. DSM 110487:
- a CDS encoding amidohydrolase family protein — translation MGSGFADVAEHVGALRLVDHHVHGAFTADLDRAEFETHLNEGSPEPVPEWMTQFDSQLGFAIRRFSAPVLDLPPHAPADEYWARRAELGVSTVTERFLRAAGVSDWLIDTGYGAGTVLDVGGMAAASKGRGHLIVRLESLAEELAACGVSGRAFADEFASRLERATRHAVGVKSVLAYRAGFDIDLSPPPPHAVADAARRWVDRGGGRLVDPVLLRHGLHAAVRLGLPIQIHTGFGDRDLDLHRANPIHLLDVLRTPGVADVPIVLLHCYPYHREAGYLAQAFSNVHFDVGLAINHVGVRSTQVVAESFELAPFAKQLYSSDAWGPPELHHLGAVLWRRAVTSVIGRWVEDGDWSATDALRVVDMVGRDNARRVYRLG, via the coding sequence ATGGGATCCGGGTTCGCTGACGTCGCCGAGCACGTCGGGGCGCTGCGGCTGGTCGACCACCACGTGCACGGCGCCTTCACCGCCGACCTCGACCGCGCGGAGTTCGAGACCCACCTCAACGAGGGCTCCCCCGAGCCCGTCCCGGAGTGGATGACGCAGTTCGACTCGCAGCTCGGCTTCGCGATCCGACGCTTCAGCGCCCCCGTGCTCGATCTCCCGCCGCACGCGCCCGCCGATGAGTACTGGGCACGCCGCGCCGAGCTCGGCGTCAGCACGGTCACCGAGCGGTTCCTGCGGGCCGCCGGGGTGTCGGACTGGCTGATCGACACCGGGTACGGCGCCGGAACGGTCCTCGACGTCGGCGGGATGGCCGCCGCGTCGAAGGGCCGCGGCCACCTGATCGTCCGGCTGGAGTCGCTCGCCGAGGAGCTGGCCGCCTGCGGGGTGTCCGGCCGCGCCTTTGCCGACGAGTTCGCGTCCCGGCTGGAGCGCGCCACGCGCCACGCCGTGGGGGTCAAGTCGGTCCTCGCCTACCGGGCCGGGTTCGACATCGACCTCTCGCCACCACCGCCGCACGCCGTGGCCGATGCGGCTCGCCGCTGGGTGGACCGCGGTGGAGGGCGCCTGGTCGACCCGGTGCTCCTGCGTCACGGCCTGCATGCCGCGGTGCGCCTCGGCCTGCCGATCCAGATCCACACCGGCTTCGGCGACCGTGACCTGGACCTGCACCGCGCCAACCCGATCCACCTGCTGGACGTCCTGCGCACGCCGGGCGTGGCGGACGTGCCGATCGTGCTCCTGCACTGCTACCCGTACCACCGAGAGGCCGGTTATCTCGCGCAGGCCTTCTCGAACGTCCACTTCGACGTCGGCCTCGCGATCAACCACGTCGGGGTGCGCAGCACCCAAGTGGTGGCCGAGTCCTTCGAGCTGGCGCCGTTCGCGAAGCAGCTCTACTCCTCCGACGCGTGGGGCCCGCCGGAGCTGCACCACCTCGGCGCCGTGCTGTGGCGGCGGGCGGTGACCTCGGTGATCGGCCGCTGGGTGGAGGACGGCGACTGGTCGGCCACCGACGCCTTGCGGGTGGTCGACATGGTCGGGCGCGACAACGCGCGCCGCGTCTACCGGCTGGGGTGA